The region GTATTGATGCCCCGGCCAATGCAACCGAGAAGGCGGCCTTGCTGAATCTCACGCCAGCGGCGGTCAAGGTAAAGACGCTTGCGGGTGAACCGATCAACGGTATCTTTACCACCGCACCCGGCAATGGGGCACCCATTGGAGGGCTCAAAGTCACCACGGCGAGCGGTTGGTTTGCCTCCCGCCCGTCGGGAACCGAAGATGTGTGCAAGCTCTATGCTGAAAGCTTCAAGGGCGTTGATCATCTCCATCAGATCCAGCAGGAAGCCCGTAAGATCTGCCAGGATTCATGCCAGGTATGACTTGGAACAGCCCCCGCAGTTTACGCTCGCAAGCTCGCGAAACTAAGGCACAGTCAGGCATCCATAGCATGGTGCTCGGTTACCATCGTACTAAATGATCATTTTACCTACCGTGTCACGTGGTCGGAAGAAGATATGGAACGTCTCAAGCAAAGAATCACGTAATAATCCTGAGTTTGAAGTAGATGGCACGAGGAGCATATTGTCTGATGGTTTGTGCATTACCGGCTGACATCATGACACGTTGATGTGGATGTGGCGGAGTGATCCAGCAGGAACGCCAGCGCAAACATAATCGTCAACGGTATCCCGAGTCCACGAACGAGCAGCGGGTGCCAGATTCCGCATAAGGCGAACGACAGGATGGAGCCCAGAAGACCTAGGGCCAGTCCCCGGTCGCGAGGATAGGCGGGGGTGAAGAACTGACGGCTCGCCATGATCCCGAATGTAAGTAACATGCCAAGGAATGCGGCCAACCCGGGCAGGCCGGTGGATGAGGCGAACACCAGGTAAAGATTCTCCGAGTCGTGTTCCACAACGCCGGTGGGACGGGGTAGAATGCCAAAATACCCGCCAATGTTGTCCTGGTAATTACCAATACCAACTCCGAGCCAGGGATGTTCGGATAGCATTACCATCGCAGCTTGCCATTCACTGTAGCGCAGCGAGACCTCATTGTTATCGTTGAATAGGCGGATGGATTGATCCAACACCACATCATTATGGCGTGGAAGGCGTGGAAAAATCAGTATCATGATTACGATGAAGAGGGTTGAGAAGGTGATGAATGCCGGTTTGCCTCGCATGGCGCACAATACGGCTAGGGTCAGGGTGATCGCTATCAACGCCCCGCCGGATAGGGTGATCAGCAGGGCGAGAGTGACCATTGTCAGCATCCAGCCCCGTCGCCAGATAGAAGTCTCATAGAGGGCGATGCCGCACATGAACGGAACCACGAGCGCCAGGTATCCGCCGAACACATTACGGTTCCCGAAGGAGGCACAGACCTTGAAGTCTGTGATGCCGGGAAGCAGATACTGGACGACTCCCAGAAGGATTACCGCCGAGGCGACTATCAGAAAGATATCCGTCACCCGGCGCAGACGCTGGCGATCCGGAATGTTCACAAAGAGCATAAAAGCGGCGACGAAATACTCGATCAGTTGGAGGATGTCCTTGACGCCTTTCATCGGGTGGATGGCGCGACTGACCGATAACGCGGCGATCAGAATGAACAGGACAACCATTAAGGGTGGACAACGCGATGCAGGAGAGTTCGCGCTGTTCATGGTTGCGTCAGTCTCCGGTAACCGTCTTTGAATCGCGTTTCCTAATATCCACAAACCGAACACAAGCCACACCAGGGGATCCACTACGGAAACGTAAGTGTTCTTTGCAAGTTGGACGCCGTATTGGGTTGGCGACACTACAACGATAGTCAGCATTCCGATCCAGACCAGACGCGGAATAATTTTGGCTAACAGACTTGTCACGGCGTGGCCTCTTCTATGCCTACTGGGACGTACTTTTTGTCAAGCACCAGCAGTACTTGATCAAATTTCACTCCGTCCTGGCGATTCCGGATGGTGAGTACGTGCTTTCCCTTGGCCAGGTTCATTTGCTTCAAGCGAGGGGGGGCCTTGACCCAGTGCCAGGTGAGAAAGGTGGCATCCTTGCCAAAGGTGAACGGAAGCGAGCCGTCGAGAGACAGAGTGAAGGAACTGTTGCATTCGCTAATCCAATAGACGCGACACCACAGGGTGTATTCGCCGGGTTCAACAATTTCGAACGGGAGTTTGGCCTCGCCCTGATTGACTTTTGGTGGGTTGCCGGCACCCTTTGGAATTTCCAGATATCTGCCTCCTGACGCTCCCGCCACAACCGACGCCGAGTTGGACGTGGCGTCTACTATGCGCACGGGCTCCACAATTCCTTCGCTTGATTCAGCCTCCCTACAGATGCGGTCACCTGCGGAGGCTGGGTATTGTGCCAGAAGCAGGGAAAGCATTCCTGAAATCACGAGTATTAAGCGCTGTTTCATAGTGAACTCCTTTCAAAGCCTTCCCTCATACACCGACGAGAGAAGTTCGATCATATCCTCGAGACGGCACCGGTGCCGGAGGGACTCGCGTGCACGGTTACCCATAGTGGACCGTAACTTCCCGTTTTCAAGCAATTTCAGCATGGCGTCAGCCAAGGCGGTGGAATCCTCAGAGAAGACGAGAAACCCGTTGTCACCGTTTTTTATCACATCCGCCATCCCTGCCACACTGGAAGCAATAACTGGTTTTCCTGCCGCCATGGCTTCCAGCAAAGTGTAAGGCAATCCCTCCCACAGCGACGGCAGAACCACGACGTCGAAGAGAGGTACAAGATCGGGGACATCCTCACGTGCGCCGAGGAGGATGAATCGTTCCTGTAGACCAGCCGCCGCGATGTTGCGCTCAATGCGCTCTTTTAGTTCTCCAGCGCCAACCAAAATAAAACGCACATCAGGCAGACGGGCCGCTACCTGCTGCGCGGCAGCGACAAAATGAACATGTCCTTTCTGGAGTGTAAATCGGCCAACCATGCCGGCCACCAGGCATCCGGTGCCGATCCCCAGTTCGCGTTGCCGCCGATCCCGTTCCTCGACGTTGGGTGGCGGCGAAGCATCGATGCCGTTCTCAATAACCACCACGTGGGCTGGATTTGTCAATTGTTGGGCGGTAACTCGCTGGCTGGGACAGACGCATATAATACGGTCTGTGAAGTGGGCGGCGAACCGTTCCAGGTGAAAGTAAACGAACCGGACCGGCCTGGACGACTTCATTTGGAAAGGGAAGGTGTGTGGAGTATGGATAATGCGCGGAACACCTGTCAGTCGGGCGGCGAGACGACCGAGGAATCCCGCCTTTGAGCTGTGCGTGTGAACGACATCGAATCGCGTGTGTCGCATCAAACGAATGAGGCGCAGCAGGGCCAGTAGATCGCTGAAAGGAGTGATTGCGCGTCGCATGGGAATCAGATGAACCGTGATGCCTTTGGACTTCATGATGGCAATATCATTGAAAAAGGCTGGATCGCGCCGTGCTGAACAGGCCGCCGTGACTTGAAAGCGGGAGGGATCCAGAGAGGTCACAACGTCCATCAGGTGGCGCCGGGTTCCCCCGGTGGTGGCCTCCAGTATTTCCAGCACTTGACACTTGACACCTGACACGAATCACCTCCGTCTGACGAAGCTCCACATGGCGTGGACTTCAGGCATCCGCAGGGCAATCACTGCTCCCGCAAAAGCCAGAATCCCAGCCGTTGAGGCGATGCCGATTCTCGCGGCGATAAGTCCGGAGGCCATCCATCTTGTACCGCCTGCGACAGGAGGCAGGCCGTGTAGCAATCCGTTATGGACGGCTTGGACAACGATGGCCATGCTGGCGGCGGCCAGCAGCAGTCGCAGTCCGAATACGATGTTCTCACCCAGGCGTAGATCACCAAGCTTGGGTTTTAGCAGGAGGTAGAGTACCAACACTTTCGCGGTTTTGCTGATCAACGTCGCCAGGGCAATACTGCGATGCTGCATGCTGTCATGCAACGCGACGACAATGCCAACATGCAGGATTACGCAGACGACTCCCACGATGGCTGGGGAGAGGGTGTCCTGGGCCGAGAAATAGAACCGCATCAGAATAATTTCAAGGGCGAGTGAAGTCAGGGCGGCTGCGAAAAACAGCAGTGGCCCTGCGGTGAGCAGAACGGAGTCCATGCCGAACTTGCCGCGTTCGAAAACAAGCTGAACCACAGGCACCCGCAGGACCATCAGCGTCACTGAAATAGGAACGAGAATCAGAGCCATGGTGCGCAACGCACCCATCACAGCATCGGTGGTCTTGCGGCGGTCTCCACCAACGTTGAGGTCGGAGAAGAACGGATAGATCACCACGCCCACAGCGAACGGGATCAGGTTGATGAGAGTATCCGTCAAGCCCTTGGCATAGCCCAGGCTGGAAGCGAAGCCAGGGCCCATGCCTGAGGCAAAACGGTAATCGATCATGGTGCGGGCCTGTGCAATCAGGATGGATGCCAGTGTGGGCGGTAGCAGCAAGGCGAACTTTTTAAGCAGAGGATCATGCCAATCCACCGTAAGGCGTAACAGTTTCAGTTTGGATCTCAGGCCGATGAGCAGGATCGCCAGACTGGCACCCATGCCGGCCACAACGCCCATGGCCAGGCCTTTGATCCCGAAAAATGGGGCCAGCGCTACCATGATGGTAATAACCATGATTTTGTTTCCAGCATCTGCAAAAGCCGGCAGTGCAAAACGCTTGTCGGCATTGAAAATCAGGGTGGCCAAGGCGAACAAAGCCATGAATAAGGCGGCCGGTAACATGATTCGGACGAGTGTGATGGCGAGGTTTGCCGTTTCTTCTGATTGGAACGAGGAGAGGCCATGCACC is a window of bacterium DNA encoding:
- a CDS encoding O-antigen ligase family protein, with the translated sequence MTSLLAKIIPRLVWIGMLTIVVVSPTQYGVQLAKNTYVSVVDPLVWLVFGLWILGNAIQRRLPETDATMNSANSPASRCPPLMVVLFILIAALSVSRAIHPMKGVKDILQLIEYFVAAFMLFVNIPDRQRLRRVTDIFLIVASAVILLGVVQYLLPGITDFKVCASFGNRNVFGGYLALVVPFMCGIALYETSIWRRGWMLTMVTLALLITLSGGALIAITLTLAVLCAMRGKPAFITFSTLFIVIMILIFPRLPRHNDVVLDQSIRLFNDNNEVSLRYSEWQAAMVMLSEHPWLGVGIGNYQDNIGGYFGILPRPTGVVEHDSENLYLVFASSTGLPGLAAFLGMLLTFGIMASRQFFTPAYPRDRGLALGLLGSILSFALCGIWHPLLVRGLGIPLTIMFALAFLLDHSATSTSTCHDVSR
- a CDS encoding glycosyltransferase family 4 protein; the encoded protein is MSGVKCQVLEILEATTGGTRRHLMDVVTSLDPSRFQVTAACSARRDPAFFNDIAIMKSKGITVHLIPMRRAITPFSDLLALLRLIRLMRHTRFDVVHTHSSKAGFLGRLAARLTGVPRIIHTPHTFPFQMKSSRPVRFVYFHLERFAAHFTDRIICVCPSQRVTAQQLTNPAHVVVIENGIDASPPPNVEERDRRQRELGIGTGCLVAGMVGRFTLQKGHVHFVAAAQQVAARLPDVRFILVGAGELKERIERNIAAAGLQERFILLGAREDVPDLVPLFDVVVLPSLWEGLPYTLLEAMAAGKPVIASSVAGMADVIKNGDNGFLVFSEDSTALADAMLKLLENGKLRSTMGNRARESLRHRCRLEDMIELLSSVYEGRL
- the murJ gene encoding murein biosynthesis integral membrane protein MurJ, whose protein sequence is MTASFGSKVIRGTLIISAFALLARLSGFIQKVVIAQQFGTGTAADAYTFAFSSIVFTFMIIPHKLLAPFLPLFIERKESGGESAAWRFTGAVVAIVAVVMTAAVALGIVLAPWMVHGLSSFQSEETANLAITLVRIMLPAALFMALFALATLIFNADKRFALPAFADAGNKIMVITIMVALAPFFGIKGLAMGVVAGMGASLAILLIGLRSKLKLLRLTVDWHDPLLKKFALLLPPTLASILIAQARTMIDYRFASGMGPGFASSLGYAKGLTDTLINLIPFAVGVVIYPFFSDLNVGGDRRKTTDAVMGALRTMALILVPISVTLMVLRVPVVQLVFERGKFGMDSVLLTAGPLLFFAAALTSLALEIILMRFYFSAQDTLSPAIVGVVCVILHVGIVVALHDSMQHRSIALATLISKTAKVLVLYLLLKPKLGDLRLGENIVFGLRLLLAAASMAIVVQAVHNGLLHGLPPVAGGTRWMASGLIAARIGIASTAGILAFAGAVIALRMPEVHAMWSFVRRR